A window of Aeromicrobium sp. Root236 contains these coding sequences:
- a CDS encoding HU family DNA-binding protein → MSRNDLVAALASKAGTSKAEADAVLSSFSEILLDSVSNGEKVSIPGILSVERVPRAARTGRNPSTGETIDIPAGFGVKVSVGSRLKAAAK, encoded by the coding sequence ATCTCACGCAACGACCTCGTCGCTGCCCTCGCTTCGAAGGCCGGCACCAGCAAGGCCGAGGCCGACGCCGTCCTCTCGTCCTTCAGCGAGATCCTGCTCGACTCCGTCAGCAATGGCGAGAAGGTCTCGATCCCCGGCATCCTGTCCGTCGAGCGCGTCCCGCGTGCCGCTCGCACGGGCCGCAACCCCTCGACCGGCGAGACCATCGACATCCCCGCCGGCTTCGGCGTCAAGGTGAGCGTCGGCTCGCGCCTCAAGGCCGCCGCCAAGTAA
- the aat gene encoding leucyl/phenylalanyl-tRNA--protein transferase: MRAPLEPTPWVFDPADWPDEDCVAAGADLEPGTLLEAYRRGAFPMPHDGLLLWWSPMRRGVLVPSDLRVSRSLARSRKRYEVTVDESFEEVIDACADPSRTGAWIDPDIREAYVRMHRLGWAHSIETRDADGQLVGGLYGLSIGRLFAGESMFHRATDASKVALMGLVEVVGDEGLIDTQWRTDHLGSLGVTEWSRERYLRAIAPLVDAEPPAAWR; the protein is encoded by the coding sequence ATGAGGGCTCCCCTGGAGCCGACGCCGTGGGTCTTCGATCCCGCGGACTGGCCCGACGAGGACTGCGTCGCGGCGGGCGCCGACCTCGAGCCGGGAACGCTCCTCGAGGCGTACCGGCGGGGCGCGTTCCCGATGCCGCACGACGGCCTGCTGCTGTGGTGGTCACCGATGCGCCGCGGTGTCCTCGTGCCGTCTGACCTGCGCGTGAGCCGCTCGCTCGCCCGGTCACGCAAGCGGTACGAGGTGACGGTCGACGAGTCGTTCGAGGAGGTGATCGACGCGTGCGCCGACCCGTCCCGGACCGGCGCGTGGATCGACCCGGACATCCGCGAGGCGTACGTGCGGATGCATCGCCTGGGCTGGGCGCACTCCATCGAGACGCGTGACGCCGACGGGCAGCTCGTCGGCGGCCTGTACGGACTGAGCATCGGGCGGCTGTTCGCCGGCGAGTCGATGTTCCACCGCGCGACGGATGCCTCCAAGGTCGCGCTGATGGGCCTCGTCGAGGTGGTGGGTGACGAGGGCCTGATCGACACCCAATGGCGTACCGACCACCTCGGCTCGCTGGGTGTCACCGAGTGGTCCCGCGAACGCTATCTGCGAGCCATCGCCCCGCTCGTCGACGCCGAACCACCCGCCGCCTGGCGGTGA
- a CDS encoding DUF5926 family protein — MGKKSRLKNKAAKKDRMPFVARTFEGLPHEADWIALREFVPSATATITLASGQSVRICSLLPGNGAGIVRPDGEIWVGLQVAHNFGDISRDLAYVVETALEMEPGQPVRMAEPGVGPRLQDLIDPSSSFDVAVHEGFDYWVEGTDDRPETAELLAEANQTIAPTVRLESVESAYWTEMGPQRFLRWVMTDEETPLLDALARLKVRGEETLGEDTKLIGHFRAHGRLVPVWEFEASAADLEKPALEFRTRLDAALADDTPLTSEQRSARAALLSGQVQIR, encoded by the coding sequence ATGGGCAAGAAGTCGCGACTCAAGAACAAGGCCGCCAAGAAGGACCGCATGCCGTTCGTGGCGCGCACCTTCGAAGGACTCCCCCACGAGGCCGACTGGATCGCCCTGCGCGAGTTCGTCCCCTCGGCGACCGCGACGATCACGCTGGCCTCAGGCCAGTCCGTGCGTATCTGCTCGCTGCTGCCGGGCAACGGCGCCGGCATCGTCCGTCCTGACGGCGAGATCTGGGTCGGCCTGCAGGTCGCGCACAACTTCGGCGACATCAGCCGGGACCTCGCGTACGTCGTGGAGACCGCGCTCGAGATGGAGCCGGGCCAGCCCGTGCGCATGGCCGAGCCCGGGGTCGGCCCGCGCCTGCAGGACCTGATCGACCCGTCGAGCAGCTTCGACGTCGCGGTCCACGAGGGCTTCGACTACTGGGTCGAGGGCACGGACGACCGGCCTGAGACCGCCGAGCTCCTGGCCGAGGCCAACCAGACGATCGCTCCGACCGTCCGGCTCGAGTCGGTCGAGTCGGCTTACTGGACCGAGATGGGTCCGCAGCGCTTCCTCCGCTGGGTCATGACCGACGAGGAGACGCCGCTGCTCGACGCACTCGCCCGTCTGAAGGTGCGCGGCGAGGAGACCCTCGGTGAGGACACCAAGCTGATCGGGCACTTCCGCGCCCACGGCCGGCTCGTGCCGGTCTGGGAGTTCGAGGCATCGGCCGCCGACCTCGAGAAGCCGGCTCTGGAGTTCCGCACCCGCCTCGACGCGGCACTCGCCGACGACACCCCGCTGACCTCCGAGCAGCGCTCGGCTCGCGCCGCCCTGCTGAGCGGCCAGGTCCAGATCCGCTGA
- a CDS encoding CPBP family intramembrane glutamic endopeptidase: MSTRYHRLARETPAYAWWKLPVAGLLAFAIYMGLGMVLLLIALVVFSAESGIDKFDAWTDAAGDLDLQHLDFFALDMLSLVILIPAVLLAVLVTGPRPIGYLSSVAGRLRVGWLARMAVLAFAVFIVTIGGSVAIGEMTDPADVSAPHVSTRTIVAIALVLLLTPFQAAAEEYVFRGYLMQLVGSWTRFAIIPVLVSVPLFVAGHTYEWWGLVDVGIFGLTAAVLTIRTGGLEAGIAAHTANNVVLFVFDALGMFSATDDSDAGPTDLIPTIISSVVLLFLVELAARRYGLQRTRAPIPPPPPPPAPMWPPPPYAYWWPPVQQAPPPQWYPPAPVHAAPQWPPAPPQPRPANPPASVGLHPETPDYPGELPPDWGTR, from the coding sequence ATGTCCACGCGCTACCACCGGCTCGCCCGGGAGACTCCGGCGTACGCGTGGTGGAAGCTCCCGGTCGCCGGTCTCCTGGCGTTCGCGATCTACATGGGCCTCGGGATGGTCCTGCTGCTGATCGCACTGGTCGTCTTCTCGGCCGAGTCCGGCATCGACAAGTTCGACGCCTGGACCGACGCTGCCGGCGACCTCGACCTGCAGCACCTGGACTTCTTCGCCCTCGACATGCTCTCGCTGGTCATCCTGATCCCAGCCGTGCTGCTCGCCGTGCTGGTCACGGGTCCACGACCCATCGGCTACCTCTCCTCGGTCGCCGGGCGGCTTCGTGTCGGCTGGCTGGCGCGCATGGCCGTGCTCGCGTTCGCGGTGTTCATCGTGACGATCGGCGGGTCCGTCGCGATCGGCGAGATGACCGATCCGGCCGACGTCAGCGCACCGCACGTCAGCACCCGGACGATCGTCGCGATCGCCCTCGTCCTGCTGCTGACGCCGTTCCAGGCGGCCGCCGAGGAGTACGTCTTCCGCGGCTACCTCATGCAGCTCGTCGGGTCGTGGACCCGCTTCGCGATCATCCCGGTGCTCGTCTCGGTGCCGCTGTTCGTCGCGGGCCACACGTACGAGTGGTGGGGCCTGGTCGACGTCGGCATCTTCGGCCTGACGGCGGCGGTGCTGACGATCCGGACCGGCGGCCTCGAGGCCGGCATCGCGGCACACACCGCCAACAACGTCGTGCTGTTCGTCTTCGACGCCTTGGGCATGTTCTCGGCGACCGACGACAGCGACGCAGGGCCGACGGACCTCATCCCGACGATCATCTCGAGCGTCGTCCTGCTGTTCCTCGTCGAGCTGGCGGCCCGCCGCTACGGGCTGCAGCGGACCCGCGCGCCGATCCCGCCGCCACCGCCGCCACCGGCTCCGATGTGGCCGCCGCCCCCGTATGCGTACTGGTGGCCGCCGGTCCAGCAGGCTCCGCCACCGCAGTGGTATCCCCCTGCGCCGGTGCACGCCGCACCGCAGTGGCCCCCCGCGCCACCGCAGCCCCGGCCGGCCAACCCACCTGCTTCGGTGGGGCTGCATCCGGAGACACCGGACTACCCCGGCGAGCTGCCGCCGGACTGGGGCACGCGCTAG
- a CDS encoding ATP-binding protein, giving the protein MASTPGVARTRLAAFLTVNRASAEVIDNALIVISEMIANAVCHGVPTSDGTIEISWAINGTLLELSVYDAGKGGSLKPIDFDEDSLSGRGLSIINRVADRWWVDMSTGTRVNAELGLSPR; this is encoded by the coding sequence GTGGCCTCGACGCCGGGCGTCGCCCGCACCCGCCTCGCCGCGTTCCTGACGGTCAACCGGGCATCCGCCGAGGTCATCGACAACGCCCTGATCGTGATCAGCGAGATGATCGCCAACGCGGTCTGTCACGGCGTCCCGACCTCCGACGGCACGATCGAGATCTCCTGGGCGATCAACGGCACGCTGCTCGAGCTCAGCGTCTACGACGCCGGCAAGGGTGGATCGCTCAAGCCGATCGACTTCGACGAGGACTCGCTCAGCGGTCGTGGTCTGTCGATCATCAACCGGGTCGCCGACCGTTGGTGGGTCGACATGTCGACCGGCACGCGGGTCAACGCCGAGCTCGGCCTCAGCCCCCGCTGA
- the lpdA gene encoding dihydrolipoyl dehydrogenase — MTSSYDVVVLGAGPGGYVAAVRAAQLGLSVAVVEEKYWGGVCLNVGCIPSKALLRNAELAQIFTHHADTFGIRGDVSFDYGVAFDRSREVAAGRVKGVHFLMKKNGITELDGRGTFTGPNSLEVALTDGGTETVEFANAIIATGSTVRMLPGVKPSANVVTYEEQILDRDLPRTMLVVGAGAIGMEFAYVLRSYGVDVTIVEFLDRALPNEDVEVSKEITKAYRKLGIPILTSTKVEYVTDHRDGVTVTYTGKDGASTTIETDRVLVSVGFAPRVEGFGLEKTGVELTDRGAIAIDGRMRTNVPHIYAIGDVTAKLQLAHVAEAQGVVAAETIGNAETQELGDYRMMPRATFSQPQVASFGLTEQQARDEGYDVKVAKFPFTANGKAQGLGEPGGFIKLIADGEHLELLGGHLIGADVAELLPELTLAQKWDLGALELARNVHTHPTLSEALQEGFHGLAGHMINL, encoded by the coding sequence ATGACGAGTTCCTATGACGTGGTCGTGCTCGGCGCCGGCCCTGGTGGTTACGTTGCTGCCGTGCGCGCCGCCCAGCTCGGCCTGAGCGTGGCCGTGGTGGAGGAGAAGTACTGGGGCGGCGTGTGCCTCAATGTCGGGTGCATCCCGTCGAAGGCGTTGCTCCGCAATGCCGAGCTCGCACAGATCTTCACGCATCACGCGGACACGTTCGGCATCCGCGGCGACGTCAGCTTCGACTACGGCGTCGCGTTCGACCGCAGCCGTGAGGTCGCCGCCGGACGGGTCAAGGGCGTCCACTTCCTGATGAAGAAGAACGGCATCACCGAGCTCGACGGCCGCGGAACGTTCACCGGCCCCAACTCCCTCGAGGTCGCCCTGACCGACGGCGGAACCGAGACCGTCGAGTTCGCCAACGCGATCATCGCGACCGGGTCGACGGTGCGGATGCTGCCGGGCGTGAAGCCCAGCGCCAACGTCGTGACGTACGAGGAGCAGATCCTCGACCGCGACCTGCCGCGCACGATGCTCGTGGTCGGCGCGGGTGCGATCGGCATGGAGTTCGCGTACGTGCTCAGGAGCTACGGCGTCGACGTGACGATCGTGGAGTTCCTCGACCGGGCGCTGCCCAACGAGGACGTGGAGGTCTCCAAGGAGATCACCAAGGCCTACCGCAAGCTCGGCATCCCGATCCTGACGTCGACCAAGGTCGAGTACGTGACCGACCACCGCGACGGCGTGACCGTGACCTACACCGGCAAGGACGGTGCCAGCACCACGATCGAGACCGACCGGGTCCTCGTGTCGGTCGGGTTTGCGCCCCGCGTCGAGGGCTTCGGGCTCGAGAAGACCGGTGTGGAGCTGACCGACCGCGGGGCGATCGCGATCGACGGCCGCATGCGTACGAACGTCCCGCACATCTACGCGATCGGTGACGTGACCGCCAAGCTGCAGCTCGCCCACGTGGCGGAGGCGCAGGGCGTGGTCGCGGCCGAGACGATCGGCAACGCGGAGACGCAGGAGCTCGGCGACTACCGGATGATGCCGCGGGCGACGTTCAGCCAGCCGCAGGTCGCGAGCTTCGGGCTGACCGAGCAGCAGGCGCGCGACGAGGGCTACGACGTCAAGGTCGCCAAGTTCCCGTTCACGGCCAACGGCAAGGCGCAGGGACTGGGTGAGCCCGGAGGGTTCATCAAGCTGATCGCCGACGGCGAGCACCTGGAGCTGTTGGGCGGGCACCTCATCGGTGCCGACGTCGCCGAGCTGCTGCCGGAGCTGACGCTCGCGCAGAAGTGGGACCTCGGAGCGCTCGAGCTGGCCCGCAACGTGCACACGCACCCGACGCTCAGCGAGGCGCTGCAGGAGGGCTTCCACGGCCTCGCCGGCCACATGATCAACCTGTAG
- a CDS encoding phosphotransferase, producing the protein MARPFSERVVGDDWRQDAEGWILEQLELQGDSLSGSIEQPRVRPWSTQLTVPTSAGRLWFKANAAALAFEPALQLELARLAPASVDAPYAIHADRGWMLTRDRGATLRETREPTVEDWQRVVVEVARIQQAAAPHRDRLLAAGLPDYSPPTVLDRFDRIVEIFSQHPADHPARVDADLKLRLTAVRPAIADAVDVLAHSRLPATWQHGDVHPNNVFALDDGSMRVFDFGDGQWAHAVEALCVPYGWITSLASIPWEPVLEAYADTWQVDPRDVDDMFATVELTQAVNRAASWSAFLDEASAAEWKDWGEGPIRHLSRVLDS; encoded by the coding sequence ATGGCTCGCCCCTTCTCCGAGCGCGTCGTCGGTGACGACTGGCGGCAGGACGCCGAGGGCTGGATCCTCGAGCAGCTGGAGCTGCAGGGCGACAGCTTGAGCGGGTCGATCGAGCAGCCGCGCGTACGCCCGTGGTCGACGCAGCTCACGGTGCCCACCTCGGCGGGCCGTCTGTGGTTCAAGGCCAACGCGGCGGCCCTGGCATTCGAGCCGGCGCTCCAGCTCGAGCTCGCGCGCCTGGCCCCGGCCTCTGTCGATGCGCCGTACGCGATCCACGCGGATCGGGGCTGGATGCTGACCCGCGACCGGGGCGCCACCCTGCGCGAGACACGCGAGCCGACGGTCGAGGACTGGCAACGGGTCGTCGTCGAGGTGGCCCGGATCCAGCAGGCGGCGGCCCCGCACCGCGACCGCCTCCTCGCTGCGGGCCTGCCCGACTACTCCCCACCGACCGTGCTGGACCGGTTCGACCGCATCGTCGAGATCTTCTCGCAGCACCCCGCCGACCATCCCGCTCGCGTCGACGCGGACCTGAAGCTTCGGCTGACAGCCGTCCGGCCGGCCATCGCGGATGCCGTCGACGTCCTGGCCCACAGCCGGTTGCCGGCCACGTGGCAGCACGGCGACGTGCACCCCAACAACGTGTTCGCGCTCGACGACGGGTCGATGCGCGTGTTCGACTTCGGCGACGGGCAGTGGGCGCACGCGGTCGAGGCGCTCTGCGTGCCGTACGGGTGGATCACCTCGCTCGCGTCGATCCCGTGGGAGCCGGTGCTCGAGGCGTACGCCGACACGTGGCAGGTCGACCCGCGCGACGTGGACGACATGTTCGCCACGGTCGAGCTGACGCAGGCGGTCAACCGGGCGGCGAGCTGGTCGGCGTTCCTCGACGAGGCGAGCGCGGCGGAGTGGAAGGACTGGGGCGAGGGCCCGATCCGCCACCTGTCGCGCGTGCTCGACTCATGA
- a CDS encoding rhodanese-like domain-containing protein codes for MSESGIPSTDIHGVPEVIPADLVVLDVREPHEWAAGHIAGAIHIPLGELPSRVGELDPSARTLVVCHVGGRSARATAWLHAQGHDVVNLEGGMDAWEQAGRPVS; via the coding sequence ATGAGCGAATCCGGCATCCCCAGCACCGACATCCACGGCGTTCCCGAGGTCATTCCCGCCGATCTGGTCGTTCTCGACGTACGCGAGCCACACGAATGGGCGGCCGGCCACATCGCCGGCGCGATCCACATCCCGCTCGGCGAGCTGCCGAGTCGGGTCGGCGAGCTCGACCCCTCGGCGCGCACGCTCGTGGTGTGCCACGTCGGCGGCCGTTCCGCCCGGGCGACGGCCTGGCTGCACGCGCAAGGGCACGACGTCGTCAACCTCGAGGGCGGCATGGACGCCTGGGAGCAGGCCGGGCGACCCGTCAGCTAG
- a CDS encoding biotin carboxylase N-terminal domain-containing protein, which yields MTFTSVLIANRGEISRRVIRACREAGLRSIAVYSDADADAPYVRFADDAVHLGPTPATESYLSIERVLAAAKESGAEAIHPGYGFLSERAEFARAVVNAGMVFIGPTADVMDAMGRKDRARAIAERAGVPVTPQFDAEAVPADAYPVLVKAAAGGGGKGMRIVREAAGLSAAIDAARREAASAFGDDTLLVEKYVEAGRHVEVQVFGDTAGNVVHLFERDCSVQRRHQKVVEEAPAYGLTDELRRTLHDSSVALCREVGYTGAGTVEFLVADGRAYFLEMNTRLQVEHPVTEEITGLDLVQWQLLVAAGQPLPLSQDQIAATGHAMEVRVYAEDPYAGFLPQAGHVLDAAWPEDARVETDLGADQEVSTAYDPMLGKIVVAGNDREDARHRMVAALDDTGIFGVTTNLGFVRRLVASRDFAVGDVHTAWLDSDASIDLLTPPELSADAARAAAQLWASFTHPEGGSPWSANDGWRAGAEPAPTRVVLVDEAGKPWEFTFTDDDVEGGLLAIADAEGLTIAWHGQNWRLDTPDPMRGGHHLGASTDADLVSPMPGTVLKVDVAEGDVVTLGQQLGVVEAMKMELALQAPYDGVVSHVGAAVGDQVPIKHLLFTVEPA from the coding sequence ATGACGTTCACCAGTGTCCTGATCGCCAACCGAGGTGAGATCTCCCGTCGGGTGATCCGGGCGTGCCGTGAGGCCGGGCTCCGCAGCATCGCGGTCTATTCCGACGCCGACGCGGACGCTCCCTACGTACGGTTCGCCGACGACGCGGTGCACCTCGGCCCCACGCCGGCCACCGAGTCCTACCTGTCGATCGAGCGAGTCCTCGCCGCGGCCAAGGAGTCCGGCGCGGAGGCGATCCATCCCGGGTACGGCTTCCTGTCCGAGCGCGCCGAGTTCGCCCGCGCCGTGGTCAATGCCGGAATGGTGTTCATCGGGCCGACCGCCGACGTCATGGACGCGATGGGCCGCAAGGACCGGGCACGGGCGATCGCCGAGCGTGCGGGCGTACCCGTCACTCCGCAGTTCGACGCCGAGGCCGTGCCCGCCGATGCGTACCCCGTGCTCGTCAAGGCGGCGGCGGGTGGCGGCGGCAAGGGCATGCGCATCGTCCGGGAGGCCGCTGGCCTGTCCGCGGCGATCGACGCGGCCCGACGTGAGGCCGCGTCGGCGTTCGGCGACGACACCCTGCTGGTCGAGAAGTACGTCGAGGCCGGCCGGCACGTCGAGGTGCAGGTCTTCGGCGACACCGCCGGCAACGTCGTGCACCTCTTCGAGCGCGACTGCTCGGTGCAGCGCCGTCACCAGAAGGTCGTCGAGGAGGCGCCGGCGTACGGGCTGACGGACGAGCTGCGTCGTACGCTCCACGACTCGTCCGTCGCGCTGTGCCGCGAGGTCGGCTACACGGGCGCCGGCACGGTCGAGTTCCTCGTCGCCGACGGCCGGGCCTACTTCCTCGAGATGAACACCCGCCTGCAGGTCGAGCACCCGGTCACCGAGGAGATCACCGGGCTCGACCTCGTGCAGTGGCAGCTGCTCGTCGCCGCCGGTCAGCCGTTGCCGCTGAGCCAGGACCAGATCGCCGCGACGGGCCACGCGATGGAGGTCCGGGTCTACGCGGAGGACCCGTACGCCGGGTTCCTGCCGCAGGCGGGCCACGTGCTGGACGCTGCGTGGCCCGAGGACGCGCGGGTCGAGACCGATCTCGGTGCCGACCAGGAGGTCTCCACGGCGTACGACCCGATGCTCGGCAAGATCGTCGTCGCCGGCAACGACCGTGAGGACGCGCGGCACCGGATGGTCGCGGCGCTCGACGACACCGGTATCTTCGGCGTGACGACCAACCTCGGATTCGTACGCCGCCTGGTCGCCAGTCGCGACTTCGCCGTCGGCGACGTGCACACCGCGTGGCTCGACAGCGACGCGTCGATCGACCTGCTGACCCCGCCGGAGCTGTCAGCCGATGCAGCTCGCGCCGCCGCGCAGCTGTGGGCGAGCTTCACGCATCCCGAAGGTGGCTCGCCGTGGTCGGCCAACGACGGCTGGCGTGCCGGCGCCGAACCGGCCCCAACGCGGGTCGTCCTCGTCGACGAGGCAGGCAAGCCGTGGGAGTTCACGTTCACGGACGACGACGTCGAGGGTGGGTTGCTGGCGATCGCCGACGCCGAGGGCCTGACGATCGCGTGGCACGGGCAGAACTGGCGGCTCGACACCCCCGACCCGATGCGGGGTGGCCACCACCTCGGAGCCTCGACCGACGCCGACCTCGTCTCGCCGATGCCCGGCACCGTGCTCAAGGTCGACGTCGCCGAGGGTGACGTCGTCACGCTCGGCCAGCAGCTCGGGGTCGTCGAGGCGATGAAGATGGAGCTCGCGCTGCAGGCGCCCTACGACGGCGTGGTCTCCCACGTCGGCGCCGCTGTCGGCGACCAGGTGCCGATCAAGCACCTCCTGTTCACGGTGGAGCCGGCATGA
- a CDS encoding hydroxymethylglutaryl-CoA lyase: MTVVRDPALPSAVTIYEVGPRDGLQNESAIVSLDDKAEFITRLIAAGLPIVEATSFVHPKWVPQLADAADLVARLPLDGPTPLPVLVPNERGLDRALEAGCSHIAIFGSATETFAQKNLNSTLDSQFAMFEPVVSRAREAGLDVRAYVSMCFGDPWEGDVPVEQVVSTGTRLLDLGATQLSIGDTIGVGTAAHVGALIDAFGAAGVGVERLAMHFHDTYGQALANAYAALRHGITTFDASAGGLGGCPYAESATGNLATEDLVWLLNGLGIEHGVDLEALVRTSTWMSGVLGKEPASAVVRALG, encoded by the coding sequence ATGACCGTGGTCCGCGACCCGGCGTTGCCATCGGCCGTCACGATCTACGAGGTCGGGCCGCGCGACGGGCTCCAGAACGAGTCGGCGATCGTGTCGCTCGACGACAAGGCCGAGTTCATCACCCGACTCATCGCGGCCGGCCTGCCGATCGTCGAGGCGACGAGCTTCGTCCACCCGAAGTGGGTCCCGCAGCTTGCCGACGCCGCTGACCTCGTGGCGCGGCTGCCGCTCGACGGGCCGACTCCGCTGCCGGTGCTGGTGCCCAACGAGCGCGGGCTCGACCGAGCGCTCGAGGCCGGCTGCAGTCACATCGCGATCTTCGGGAGTGCGACCGAGACGTTCGCCCAGAAGAACCTCAACTCGACGCTGGACTCGCAGTTCGCGATGTTCGAACCCGTGGTCAGCCGGGCGCGCGAGGCCGGGCTGGACGTGCGGGCGTACGTCTCGATGTGCTTCGGGGACCCGTGGGAGGGCGACGTGCCGGTCGAGCAGGTCGTCAGCACCGGCACGCGGCTGCTCGACCTCGGGGCGACGCAGCTGTCGATCGGCGACACGATCGGGGTCGGCACGGCGGCCCATGTGGGAGCCCTGATCGACGCGTTCGGCGCCGCGGGCGTCGGCGTCGAACGGCTGGCGATGCACTTCCACGACACCTACGGTCAGGCGCTCGCCAACGCGTACGCCGCGCTGCGGCACGGCATCACGACGTTCGACGCGTCGGCCGGCGGACTCGGCGGCTGCCCGTACGCCGAGAGTGCCACCGGCAACCTGGCGACCGAGGACCTCGTGTGGCTGCTGAACGGGCTCGGCATCGAGCACGGCGTCGACCTCGAGGCGCTGGTGCGGACGAGCACCTGGATGTCCGGCGTCCTCGGCAAGGAGCCGGCCAGCGCCGTCGTCCGCGCCCTCGGCTAG
- a CDS encoding EcsC family protein produces the protein MGVRRSVAMTAGAKLAPAIASGYVRTVLDHAIDGIGPLRSAAASADTKLVDHGGDVEKAIRGLIRLHSGLAGVQGFVTNLGGFSTLAVSVPANVVGVTVVQCHLVAGIAHLRGYDLEDPRVRNAILACMLGEDAVTGLVKRHRLPSSPMALATSPVHDPVLDETLSREVTAELVARTAGRRAVTLIGRRVPLLGGAVGGSSDALATWHVGHFAADELRDRRLAT, from the coding sequence ATGGGAGTTCGCCGCAGTGTCGCCATGACCGCAGGCGCCAAGCTCGCGCCGGCGATCGCGTCGGGCTACGTCCGTACGGTGCTCGACCACGCGATCGACGGCATCGGACCCTTGCGCTCGGCGGCCGCGTCGGCCGACACCAAGCTCGTCGACCACGGCGGTGACGTCGAGAAGGCGATTCGCGGCCTGATCCGCCTGCACTCCGGCCTTGCCGGGGTGCAGGGCTTCGTGACCAACCTGGGCGGCTTCTCGACGCTCGCGGTGTCGGTCCCGGCCAACGTCGTCGGTGTCACTGTCGTGCAGTGCCACCTCGTCGCGGGCATCGCACACCTGCGCGGCTATGACCTCGAGGACCCGCGGGTGCGCAACGCGATCCTCGCCTGCATGCTCGGCGAGGACGCCGTCACCGGGTTGGTCAAGCGGCACCGGTTGCCCTCGTCGCCGATGGCCCTCGCCACCTCGCCGGTGCACGATCCGGTGCTCGACGAGACGCTGTCGCGCGAGGTCACCGCCGAGCTCGTCGCGCGTACGGCCGGACGTCGGGCCGTGACGCTGATCGGGCGCCGGGTGCCCCTTCTCGGTGGCGCCGTCGGGGGCTCGAGCGACGCCTTGGCGACGTGGCACGTGGGCCACTTCGCCGCCGACGAGCTGCGCGACCGCCGGCTGGCGACCTGA
- a CDS encoding carboxymuconolactone decarboxylase family protein — protein sequence MPRIPALAPKDAGALVKIGYRMARKQLGEVPEPFAIMAHHRKIFVLAARHELALQKAMHVVPAPLVELAVYRTAWTVGCSWCVDFGAMLQRLEGLDIDRLKEIGEFEASGKFTDDEREVIRYADAMTATPTEVTDEQVASLVEKYGYDGVLELTYQISHENQRARMYHALGITEQGFSSGDACRVPWATDSAEPASQAV from the coding sequence ATGCCTCGCATCCCCGCCCTCGCTCCCAAGGACGCCGGCGCGCTCGTCAAGATCGGCTACCGGATGGCGCGCAAGCAGCTGGGTGAGGTGCCCGAACCCTTCGCGATCATGGCGCACCACCGCAAGATCTTCGTGCTCGCCGCCCGGCACGAGCTCGCGCTGCAGAAGGCGATGCACGTCGTTCCGGCGCCGCTCGTCGAGCTCGCGGTCTACCGCACGGCCTGGACCGTCGGCTGCTCGTGGTGCGTCGACTTCGGCGCGATGCTGCAGCGCCTCGAGGGCCTCGACATCGACCGGCTCAAGGAGATCGGCGAGTTCGAGGCGTCGGGCAAGTTCACCGACGACGAGCGGGAGGTCATCCGCTACGCCGACGCGATGACCGCGACGCCGACGGAGGTCACCGACGAGCAGGTCGCGTCGCTGGTGGAGAAGTACGGGTACGACGGCGTGCTCGAGCTGACCTACCAGATCTCGCACGAGAACCAGCGCGCCCGGATGTATCACGCGCTCGGCATCACCGAGCAGGGCTTCAGCTCCGGCGACGCGTGCCGGGTGCCCTGGGCTACTGACTCGGCCGAGCCGGCCAGTCAGGCAGTCTGA